The Rhodospirillales bacterium nucleotide sequence TGGCAATTGCCGCTGCTACGCGAGCGGGCCAGCGACGCGGGCGCCCTTCCCTTGTCACGCAGGCCAAGGTCAGCGCGAACTCCACCAGCACCACGTCTCGACTACAAACGGTTTGCGAAAGCCGCAGCCTGGCCCCGCTTGCGGAATCCGTTCTGGTATGCACTTCGAGCGCGTCGTCAAGGCGAGCCGGGGCGTGAAATTGCACATGCATCTCGCGAACGACAAAAAACACGCCGAGCTCGGCCAGCATGAGCGTGTGCTCGATGCCGAGGCAGCGCAACATCTCCGTCCGGGCCCTCTCCGCGTAGCGGAGGTAGCCCGCATGATAAACGATGCCACCTGCGTCGGTATCTTCAAAATAGACCCTGATCGGCAGGATATGCGTACCGTTCCGAAAGCAACCGCTTGTCGGAACAGCATCATCCGTCATCGGCAGAGCCAGTTTCGGCGGCAGCATCCGCCGGGAACAATCCGGGAATGGTCCCCGGACGGGGCGGTTTCAGGCCCAACCGCCTCCAGGCCAATCCGGCCGCGACACGTCCGGCTGCGGTCCGCTGGACAAAGCCTGCCTGCAGGAGAAACGGCTCCACCACGTCCTGAAGCGTCTCGACTTCCTCCGAGAGCGCTGCGGCCAGCGATTCGATCCCGACCGGCCCGCCTTCGTAGCTTCGGACCAGGCAGTCGAGGTAGCGGCGGTCCAAGGCATCCAGCCCGTCGGCGTCGATGTGAAGCTGCTCCAGTGCGGATTCGGCATCGTCCTTGACGACCGCATTTGCGCCCCGGACCGTCGCGAAGTCCCGGACGCGGCGGAGCAGCCGCGCGGCCACCCGAGGCGTACCGCGTGCCCGTCTGGCGATTTCGGCGGCGGCATCCGGGGCAAGGTCCAAGCCGAGGAGCGCGGCGCCGCGGGCAACGATCTGCTGCAGTTCCTCCGGTCTGTAGAAGTTGACGTGAAACGGAATGCCGAACCGTTCACGCATCGGGTTTGAGACGCGCCCGACGCGGGTGGTGGCACCGACGACCGTGAACGGCGGCAGCTCGATTCGCATGGTGCGGGCGCTCGGGCCGCGTCCGATCATGATGTCGAGGCGGAAATCCTCAAGGGCCGGATAGAGGGTTTCCTCCACGGTGACGGGCAGCCGGTGAATCTCGTCGATGAACAGGACGTCGCGCGGGTCGAGGTTGGTCAGGATCGCGGCGAGGTCGCCCGGCCGCCCGAGTGCCGTACCTGACGTCGCCAGGATGCCGGTCCCGAGCTCCTCCGCGATGATGTGCGCGAGGGTCGTCTTGCCGAGACCCGGCGGCCCGTACAGCAGGACATGGTCGAGTGCCTCGCCGCGCGTGCTTGCCGCCTGGATGAACACTCGAAGGTTCGCGAGATTGCGTTCCTGCCCGACAAATTCATCGAACCGGGTGGGCCGGAGCGCTCGGTCTGCGGACTGTCGCGGTCCGCCAGCCACCACCCGCACCGCGTCGACAGGCTCGCCCCCGCTCATCGGGCTATTGCCTGGAGCGCATGCCTGACGAGAACCTCCGCACTGACATCGGGATGCTGCGCCTGCGCACTCGACAGCGCCCCCACCGCCTCAAGTCGCCCGTACCCGAGGGCAACGAGAGCCTCGACGGCATCGCGGTAGGCGTTTGCATCGGAGCCCGGGCCAGCGTCGGGAGCGGTCGGAAGGGTGCCGACGCGGTGCTTGAGTTCCGAGAGGATGCGCGAGGCGGCCTTGGCGCCGATCCCTTCGGCCCGCGCGATGGCCTTGGCGTCGCTCGCGGCCACGGCCTGTTCGAGCTCGGCAGGCGCCAGCGCGTCAAGTGTCGCCAGCGCGGTCTTGGCACCAATCCCCTGGACGGTAAGCAGGGCCCGGAACCAGCTTCGCTCGGCATCGTTCCGAAACCCGAAGAGCTCGACCGCATTGTCGCGGGCACTCGTATGCACCAGGACTTCCGCCTCCGGCCGGGCACTGAGCAGCCAGCCTAGCGTGCGGCGGGTGCACGTCACCTGGTAACCGACTCCGCCCACGTCGATCAAGGCCCAGCCGTCCCCCGTCGAATCCAGAATGCCCCGCAGCTTGGCGATCACGGGCAGCCACCCGTGATGACAAGCCTCGCGTGCGACCGGGCGTGGCTCGCGTGGCAGATCGCGACCGCCAGGGCGTCCGACGCGTCATGGGTCTCCAGGGTGGCCTTTGGCAGCAATGCCCGGACCAGTGCGGCCACCCGCTCCTTGCTCGCATTGCCCTGTCCGGTCACAACCCGCTTGACCGTGGCCGGCGCGTATTCGTGCACGGGCATCTGGCGCCGGGCTACGGACACGAACACGGCGCCGCGCGCCAACCCGAGTGCCAGTGTCGACCGCGGGTTGCGGTTGACGAAGATCTGCTCGAGTGCGGCCTCCGAGGGGCCGTGCGCCTCGAGCACCTTGCCGAGCTCGCAATCGAGGTGCCCCAGGCGTTCGGCCATCGTCTGCTTCGGGTTGGTCCGGACTGCCCCCGACGCCACAAAGGCGAAGTTCCGGCCCTTCACATCGATGATCCCCCAGCCGGTACGGGTCAGACTCGGATCCAGACCGATCAAACGCATAGGCTCGGGCACAGCGCGTCAGGGATCCGTTGTGCGCGCCCGAGTCAGGTGGATTCTCGCAGTTTCTCGAGGACCTCGTCGGACACTTCCAGGTTGGCGGAGACGGACTGCACGTCGTCATTGTCTTCCAGCACCTCGATCATGCGGAAGAGCGTCCGCGCCTGATGCTCATCCACCGGCACCATCGTGTGCGGGACCCACTCCAGACGAGCGCTGGTCGGGGTTCCGAACTGCTCGCTCAGGGCATCCCTAACCGCGCCGAACGTGTCCGACTCGGTCCGAACCTCGTGCATGTCGGCGCCGGAAATCACATCGTCGGCACCGGCCTCGGCCGCGGCTTCCAGCATGCTGTCAGCATCGGCCGTGTCGGCCGCGTAACGGATCACTCCCTGACGCGAAAAGGCGAAACCGACGCTGCCGGTCTCCCCGAGCGTGCCCCCATGCTTTCCGAAGGCCGCGCGCACCTCCGAGACCGTTCGGTTCCGGTTGTCGGTCAGGGCCTCGACGATGACGGCCACACCGCCCGTGGCATGGCCCTCGTACCGGACCTCCTGGTAGTCACTTCCCGCCGCCGGACCCTGCGCCTTCTGAATCGACCGCTCGATGCGGTCCTTCGGCATGTTCTCCGCCCGAGCGGCCAGCACCGCGGTGCGGAGCCGGGGATTCTTGTCGGGATCCGGGAGTCCGGACCGGGCGGCGACCGTGATCTCGCGCGAGAGCTTCGAAAAGATCTTGGACCGCTTGGCGTCCTGCGCGCCCTTGCGATACATGATGTTCTTGAATTGCGAATGACCGGCCATGAGCTTTTCGACAAGTTCCTGCAATGCTGACGTCAACGACGAAATTTATCATACGACCATTGGCCACGGGCCTCACGAAGCGCCATGGACCTGCCATCGGTCCGCTGCCTCGGACCCGCGGTCCGATACCTGGCCCGCTTCGGGCGTTCCCCCGTTCCGGCGTCCCCTCCCTGCCCTGACAATCGCCCGCCAAGAAAGGCGGCGCCGCACTCGTGGAACGAATGCAGCGCACCGCGCGCTCGCCGGAGGTCTCGCCCCGCGTTATGGCAGAGGCCGTCAGTCAGGTGGACGGCGTCGCCGCTCTCGAGCTTCCGGTCGTTCGCCAGCCATGCTCGCTGCCGATCCGGACCGCCGGTCACCCGTCGATCCAGCGAGGCCCGCCAGCTAGGCCGGCGCGTGGGCCGGTCTCGGGGTGTCCTGCCGGGCGGCTCGCGCCTTCAGTTGCGCGACGAGTGGTGGGCAACGGGTCTTGTCGTCGTGCAGGACCTGGCAGTCCAGGCAGTAGAAGCATTCGCTCATGTTGATCTTGCCGGACCGGTCGATGGCGCCGGTGGGACAGACGGGCCCGCAGGCCTGGCAGGGACTGCCGCACTCGGGGCGGCGCCGGAGGAACGAGAACACCCGGATCCGGCCGAGGATCGCGAGGCCGGCACCAAGGGGACACAAGAAGCGGCAGAAGGCGCGCTCCACGAACAGCGCGAGAATCAGGAGCCCGCCCGCCCACAGCACCGCCGCCGTCGGCGCGTCGAAGCGGAGCGTGATCGCGGTCTTGAACGGCTCGATGCCGGCCGCCCACGCCGCCCACTCGAAATCCACGAACGTAAGCACAAGGAGGACGGCCAGAACCGCGTACTTCACGCCGGAGAGTCGCTTGGTCCAGAGCGGCGGTATGTGCGGCCGCCGGACCCGGAACGTCCGCGCGAGACGACCCAGCAGTTCCTGCATGGCTCCGTAGGGACACAGCCAGCCGCAGAAGAGCGAGCGACCCCAGAATGGCAGGGTCACCAGTGCCGCAATGCCAACGATCGTGATCAGTGGCTCCGCGAGAAATCCGGCGAACCCGCCGCCGTAGAACGGAACCTGGACGACGTTCATGAGGTGGAGGACCGTGAGCTGCCCTCCCGCCACGATCCCGAGCCAGCCGACGATCCAGACGAGGAGACCGATCCGGATGACCCGATAGAGGGTGCGGTTGCGCACGATTAAGCGCTGGAAGGTGAGTGTCAGGATGACCGCGAGCGCCGTCGCAAACCCCAGCGCCACGGTCACGGGCTGGTCACGCCAGATGCCCTGCCAGTCCAGTCCGCTGTCCAGCGCAGCCGCAGCGGTCTCCACCGGTGGCAGCGGCAGCGGTTCGGCACGCACGTAACGGGCCGGGATGGCGTAGGTGACCGGGAAGACCGCGGACGCCGGCACGGCGTCTTCCGGCGCCCCCCGGGCCAGGTCACCGTCGACCACGTACTCCAGGCTCCATGGTCGTGTGGGATCCGGCCCGGTCCCGGGAGCGAAATAAAACAATCCCTGGTCGTCCAGGGTGGGAGCCTCGGCGATGTGGTGGAAGGGAAGCGCCTTGAAGAGTTCCGGCGTCAGCGCGATCGTGCGATCATCCTGGCGAATGCGGAGGTTGTCGTACACCTCCGGCGCGACGGCAGTGGCGCGCGTGTCCCGGAAACCAATCGGCCCGCGGAAGCCGACCCAGATGACCACGTCCCCGACCGAACGGCCCGCGGACACGTACTGGTCGTACCAACGACGGTCAAGGATGTTGATGCCGATACCGGCCGGGGTAACGAACGCCGCATAGACCTCGGCAACCGGCTCATCTGCGCCGGCGTATCGGACCGACCTCGGGAGCGCCGTGTTGGCGTCTCCTTCAAGCGCAGCCTCGAGTTCCCCGACCGTAACCGTGCGGGAGGCTATGGAGCTGTCCTCCAACAGCGACGCCCACGGCTGTGCCGTCATCTGCTCGAGATCAAGCACCCGACCCAGGTCATCCGCGGACAGGACGGACCCCCGGTCACGCATGACCTTGCGTGAACCACGCATGATGGCGTCCATGAACAGAAGCGACGAGGTCGTGATCCGGGAGATGGCGTCGACAGGCACGAGATCCGACGTGTCGCCGGCGGTCTCGCGCATGGCGATCGCCTCGCCTTCCAGGACCGAATCCGACAGCCCGAGCCGCATGCTGATCCCGCGGGCGGTGTCGATCTCGGTGTACTGCGTCAGGTACTGGTGAAAGTCCTCGTCCGTCCGGCCGAGGATGGCGATCGGCTCCACGTGGGCGAGCAGCCGCACGCCCGAGAGCACGCCGTCCTTCCGCACGCCGACCATGAGATGAAATGGCCGCCGCGAGTAGCCCAATCCGCGCACCGTGTCATACGTCTCGAACACGTACCCCACGAGTTGGCCGCCCTGGTAGACGTCTGCACTTGGAAAATCGCCCGGAACGAGTTCGAACGAATCTGCACCTGGGAACACGTACTGGATCGTTTCGTCGTTCAGGTAGGTCGCAAGAAACGAGTCCGTGCCGGGCGCGGTCGTGGCCTCTTCGGGCTCGTCCTCCTTGGCCTGTTGCAGGATCGTGGGACCTTGCGCCGACGCCGGCCAAGCGTGCAGCAGCACGAGGAGGAGCAAGCCCGCGCCCGCAAGCAGTCGCCCACGGCAGCCGCCGTGTCCGGCAACAGTAGTACCTGGCATCCCCGAACCCCCTCTTGTCGGATCCTGCAAGGCCGAGAGCAAACTCCTTCGTGCAGGAGATGTCGGACAGCTGTCTGGATGCGCGTTCCAAGACGACTCGGCCTCGCACCAGAATATAGCCTCAGTGGGCCCGCTTGCGGTCCTAGCTCCGGCGTTACCGCTTTCTCGACCCGCCGGCAATCGTCTATGACAGCCAGCGCTTCCGGCG carries:
- the ruvC gene encoding crossover junction endodeoxyribonuclease RuvC → MPEPMRLIGLDPSLTRTGWGIIDVKGRNFAFVASGAVRTNPKQTMAERLGHLDCELGKVLEAHGPSEAALEQIFVNRNPRSTLALGLARGAVFVSVARRQMPVHEYAPATVKRVVTGQGNASKERVAALVRALLPKATLETHDASDALAVAICHASHARSHARLVITGGCP
- the ruvA gene encoding Holliday junction branch migration protein RuvA, whose translation is MIAKLRGILDSTGDGWALIDVGGVGYQVTCTRRTLGWLLSARPEAEVLVHTSARDNAVELFGFRNDAERSWFRALLTVQGIGAKTALATLDALAPAELEQAVAASDAKAIARAEGIGAKAASRILSELKHRVGTLPTAPDAGPGSDANAYRDAVEALVALGYGRLEAVGALSSAQAQHPDVSAEVLVRHALQAIAR
- the ybgC gene encoding tol-pal system-associated acyl-CoA thioesterase, coding for MTDDAVPTSGCFRNGTHILPIRVYFEDTDAGGIVYHAGYLRYAERARTEMLRCLGIEHTLMLAELGVFFVVREMHVQFHAPARLDDALEVHTRTDSASGARLRLSQTVCSRDVVLVEFALTLACVTREGRPRRWPARVAAAIANLTRP
- the ruvB gene encoding Holliday junction branch migration DNA helicase RuvB, which codes for MSGGEPVDAVRVVAGGPRQSADRALRPTRFDEFVGQERNLANLRVFIQAASTRGEALDHVLLYGPPGLGKTTLAHIIAEELGTGILATSGTALGRPGDLAAILTNLDPRDVLFIDEIHRLPVTVEETLYPALEDFRLDIMIGRGPSARTMRIELPPFTVVGATTRVGRVSNPMRERFGIPFHVNFYRPEELQQIVARGAALLGLDLAPDAAAEIARRARGTPRVAARLLRRVRDFATVRGANAVVKDDAESALEQLHIDADGLDALDRRYLDCLVRSYEGGPVGIESLAAALSEEVETLQDVVEPFLLQAGFVQRTAAGRVAAGLAWRRLGLKPPRPGTIPGLFPADAAAETGSADDG
- a CDS encoding YebC/PmpR family DNA-binding transcriptional regulator, coding for MAGHSQFKNIMYRKGAQDAKRSKIFSKLSREITVAARSGLPDPDKNPRLRTAVLAARAENMPKDRIERSIQKAQGPAAGSDYQEVRYEGHATGGVAVIVEALTDNRNRTVSEVRAAFGKHGGTLGETGSVGFAFSRQGVIRYAADTADADSMLEAAAEAGADDVISGADMHEVRTESDTFGAVRDALSEQFGTPTSARLEWVPHTMVPVDEHQARTLFRMIEVLEDNDDVQSVSANLEVSDEVLEKLREST
- a CDS encoding 4Fe-4S binding protein translates to MPGTTVAGHGGCRGRLLAGAGLLLLVLLHAWPASAQGPTILQQAKEDEPEEATTAPGTDSFLATYLNDETIQYVFPGADSFELVPGDFPSADVYQGGQLVGYVFETYDTVRGLGYSRRPFHLMVGVRKDGVLSGVRLLAHVEPIAILGRTDEDFHQYLTQYTEIDTARGISMRLGLSDSVLEGEAIAMRETAGDTSDLVPVDAISRITTSSLLFMDAIMRGSRKVMRDRGSVLSADDLGRVLDLEQMTAQPWASLLEDSSIASRTVTVGELEAALEGDANTALPRSVRYAGADEPVAEVYAAFVTPAGIGINILDRRWYDQYVSAGRSVGDVVIWVGFRGPIGFRDTRATAVAPEVYDNLRIRQDDRTIALTPELFKALPFHHIAEAPTLDDQGLFYFAPGTGPDPTRPWSLEYVVDGDLARGAPEDAVPASAVFPVTYAIPARYVRAEPLPLPPVETAAAALDSGLDWQGIWRDQPVTVALGFATALAVILTLTFQRLIVRNRTLYRVIRIGLLVWIVGWLGIVAGGQLTVLHLMNVVQVPFYGGGFAGFLAEPLITIVGIAALVTLPFWGRSLFCGWLCPYGAMQELLGRLARTFRVRRPHIPPLWTKRLSGVKYAVLAVLLVLTFVDFEWAAWAAGIEPFKTAITLRFDAPTAAVLWAGGLLILALFVERAFCRFLCPLGAGLAILGRIRVFSFLRRRPECGSPCQACGPVCPTGAIDRSGKINMSECFYCLDCQVLHDDKTRCPPLVAQLKARAARQDTPRPAHAPA